The Solibacillus sp. FSL R7-0682 genome includes a window with the following:
- a CDS encoding bile acid:sodium symporter family protein, whose protein sequence is MRYNLNGKMTTRNEALHMVQQLNQFIQRWMPILTPLSLVIGVLLEGIGGHLLFLVPILFACMTFISSLSLKFHDIKVFKEYPKTILFVIAFLHILMPLWAYFLAEIIFDDRLLTIGFILSVAVPTGVTSVIWVTLSKGNLPLCLAIILIDTLLAPLLMPMTIHLVVGETIKFATTSLIVDLIWMIVLPSVLGMVMNEWMKGKVDEQYGKQLSLVSKLCLFSIIMINSSAIAPYVKNINAELAGVIGLVLFLAVSGYLFSYILSRLFWKSSADQATFIFNGGMRNIAVGVVIATTYFPSKVAMPVVFGMLFQQVLASLFFKITRM, encoded by the coding sequence GTGCGCTACAATTTAAATGGAAAAATGACAACTAGAAATGAGGCATTACATATGGTTCAACAGCTCAATCAATTTATTCAGCGATGGATGCCAATATTAACACCGCTTAGTTTAGTTATCGGTGTTTTATTAGAAGGAATCGGAGGACATTTACTATTTTTAGTACCAATATTATTCGCTTGTATGACATTCATCAGTAGTCTTAGTTTAAAATTTCATGATATTAAGGTATTTAAAGAGTATCCAAAAACAATTTTATTTGTAATCGCATTTTTACATATTTTAATGCCGTTATGGGCGTATTTTTTAGCAGAAATAATTTTTGATGATCGATTGTTGACAATTGGTTTTATATTATCCGTAGCTGTACCAACAGGTGTAACAAGTGTCATATGGGTGACATTAAGTAAAGGGAATTTGCCACTATGCTTGGCAATTATATTAATCGACACGTTGTTAGCGCCATTATTAATGCCAATGACCATCCATCTTGTTGTAGGAGAAACCATTAAATTTGCAACGACTTCTCTTATTGTAGATTTAATTTGGATGATTGTCTTACCTTCTGTATTAGGCATGGTAATGAATGAATGGATGAAAGGAAAGGTGGATGAACAATACGGAAAACAGCTTTCACTCGTATCAAAACTGTGTTTATTCAGCATCATTATGATAAATAGCAGTGCGATTGCTCCCTATGTGAAAAACATCAATGCTGAATTAGCTGGTGTGATTGGATTAGTTTTATTTTTAGCTGTTTCCGGTTATCTTTTTTCCTATATTTTAAGTCGCTTATTTTGGAAATCGAGCGCAGATCAGGCAACCTTTATTTTTAATGGAGGCATGCGAAATATTGCGGTAGGTGTCGTAATTGCAACGACCTATTTCCCCTCAAAAGTTGCAATGCCGGTAGTATTTGGCATGCTGTTTCAACAAGTATTAGCTTCATTGTTTTTTAAAATAACTCGAATGTAA
- the sstT gene encoding serine/threonine transporter SstT, protein MKSLFEKWNSINLVNRIIAGIIIGVVLALTVPDALSGVTILGTLFIAALKAVAPVLVFVLVINAIASHVSGKATNMKMILVLYAIGTFLAGLVAVVVSFIFPTTLTLKTQAQDVAPPSGILEVLESLLFNIVSNPVSAIMDANYLGILAWAVVLGIALKVASDTTKSVIANVSDAVTKIVQWVISLAPFGIMGIVFEAISTTGLSALAEYGRLIIILVGTMFFVALVVNPLIVFVVARRNPYPLVLTALKESGITAFFTRSSAANIPVNMALAEKLKLDKDTYAVSIPLGATINMAGAAVTISVLTMAAANTLGIEVDFITAVILMVLSAVSAAGASGVAGGSLLLIPLACSLFGISDDIAMQVVAIGFIIGVIQDSCETALNSSSDIVFTAAAEYAKERKEN, encoded by the coding sequence ATGAAGAGCTTATTTGAAAAATGGAATAGCATTAATCTTGTTAATCGCATTATTGCCGGGATCATAATTGGTGTTGTTTTAGCATTAACAGTACCAGATGCGTTAAGTGGGGTTACAATATTAGGAACACTTTTTATCGCAGCATTAAAAGCAGTGGCACCTGTCCTAGTATTTGTTTTAGTCATTAATGCAATTGCTTCACATGTGAGTGGAAAAGCGACAAATATGAAAATGATTTTAGTTTTATATGCTATTGGGACGTTTTTAGCAGGTTTAGTTGCAGTTGTTGTAAGCTTTATTTTCCCAACAACATTAACATTAAAAACACAAGCACAAGATGTCGCACCACCAAGTGGTATTCTCGAAGTATTAGAGTCATTATTATTTAATATTGTATCAAACCCGGTAAGTGCTATTATGGATGCGAATTATTTAGGTATCCTTGCATGGGCAGTTGTATTAGGAATCGCACTAAAGGTAGCAAGTGATACAACAAAATCGGTTATAGCTAACGTCTCTGATGCGGTGACAAAAATTGTACAATGGGTTATTAGCTTAGCACCATTCGGGATTATGGGAATTGTGTTTGAAGCAATTTCAACAACAGGCTTATCTGCTTTAGCAGAATATGGACGATTAATTATTATATTAGTTGGGACAATGTTCTTTGTGGCATTAGTCGTTAACCCATTAATCGTATTTGTAGTCGCCCGTCGTAATCCATATCCGCTCGTATTAACAGCGTTAAAAGAAAGTGGTATTACAGCATTCTTTACACGTAGTTCTGCAGCGAACATTCCAGTAAATATGGCGCTTGCAGAAAAACTGAAGCTAGATAAGGATACGTATGCTGTATCCATTCCACTAGGTGCAACGATTAACATGGCAGGTGCAGCAGTTACAATTTCCGTATTAACGATGGCAGCAGCTAATACATTAGGAATCGAAGTGGATTTCATTACAGCAGTTATTTTAATGGTGTTATCAGCAGTATCAGCAGCTGGTGCTTCTGGGGTTGCCGGAGGGTCATTATTATTAATTCCTCTTGCATGTAGCCTATTTGGAATTTCAGATGATATTGCCATGCAAGTAGTTGCTATTGGATTTATTATTGGAGTTATTCAAGATTCATGTGAGACAGCATTAAATTCATCTTCAGACATCGTATTCACAGCAGCGGCAGAATACGCCAAAGAACGAAAAGAAAATTAA
- a CDS encoding DUF4003 family protein — translation MNDPLQLFFDNLEKINLYFGSDANSFGKDLAVKLTVRNVPFYYEDYEKVQYQIKTHTKWYYLARSNSSINQAYYVHFAKTPEKVSDAIHMYKVLTQKFNRGEQSYLSALYLKSNEDMAKLITLMDALKKQPSLKYGFPSTLVCSILANRPEDPTTLADSYERYYEALLSIGFKRSNEAKSTALLLTVGTGTFCKQTFATLKEIAAFIKQAEALIRVSHYKTIGLLALARFEVQQFPALFDMHEEICRQLKIKPSQANTLLLTTQIYTSNETIGNLYANKIEFSDFAHMLLNDSFDSDSSHDGGATSGSD, via the coding sequence ATGAATGACCCATTGCAATTATTCTTTGATAATCTTGAAAAAATTAATCTTTATTTTGGATCAGATGCAAATAGTTTTGGCAAAGATTTAGCAGTCAAATTAACTGTGCGCAATGTTCCCTTTTATTACGAAGACTACGAAAAGGTGCAGTATCAAATTAAAACGCATACGAAATGGTACTATCTTGCACGAAGCAACTCTTCGATTAATCAGGCTTATTATGTTCATTTTGCCAAAACCCCTGAAAAAGTATCCGATGCAATACATATGTATAAAGTTTTGACACAGAAGTTCAATCGTGGCGAACAAAGCTACTTATCTGCGCTCTATTTGAAATCCAATGAAGATATGGCAAAGCTAATTACATTAATGGATGCATTAAAAAAGCAGCCTAGCTTAAAATATGGTTTCCCTTCTACTTTAGTATGCTCAATTTTAGCAAACCGGCCTGAAGATCCAACAACACTCGCGGATAGCTATGAACGTTATTATGAAGCCCTTTTATCAATTGGTTTTAAGCGTTCTAATGAAGCAAAGTCTACAGCTCTATTATTAACTGTTGGTACTGGAACGTTTTGTAAACAAACTTTCGCCACTTTGAAGGAGATTGCAGCGTTTATTAAACAGGCTGAAGCACTTATACGAGTAAGTCATTATAAAACAATTGGCCTTCTTGCATTAGCACGATTTGAAGTACAGCAATTCCCAGCACTTTTTGATATGCATGAAGAAATATGCCGTCAATTAAAAATAAAGCCCTCACAAGCTAATACACTATTATTAACAACACAAATTTACACGTCGAATGAGACAATCGGTAATTTATACGCCAACAAGATCGAATTTTCAGACTTTGCACATATGTTATTAAATGATAGCTTTGATTCAGATAGTAGTCATGATGGTGGTGCAACGAGTGGTAGTGACTAA
- a CDS encoding SACOL1771 family peroxiredoxin translates to MTVHTFKLTIDWPGGRNHVGDLSAERLHTKISIPPEMEGPGIGTNPDEMLLGAAATCYIITLAAMLERSNIKAQLTLHSEGKVDVTNGVFTYKEIHHYVEMQLNEQSEKESRLAERYAYKAEETCMISKALKGNVNIQVHLTIK, encoded by the coding sequence ATGACAGTACATACATTTAAACTAACAATTGATTGGCCTGGAGGTCGTAATCATGTTGGAGATTTATCGGCTGAAAGATTACATACAAAAATTTCAATTCCACCTGAAATGGAAGGCCCAGGTATTGGAACCAATCCTGATGAAATGCTTCTAGGTGCTGCCGCTACTTGCTATATTATTACATTAGCTGCAATGCTAGAGCGAAGTAATATAAAGGCACAGTTAACATTGCACTCAGAAGGCAAAGTGGATGTGACAAATGGTGTGTTTACTTACAAGGAAATTCACCATTATGTAGAAATGCAATTAAATGAGCAAAGTGAAAAAGAAAGCCGACTAGCAGAACGATATGCATATAAGGCGGAAGAAACTTGTATGATTAGTAAAGCGTTAAAAGGGAATGTAAACATTCAAGTACATCTCACGATAAAGTAG
- a CDS encoding carboxylate--amine ligase has translation MSRQLFLPIIVGTDINAYNMAISFHEEYKIRPILVGKGVLPFTNLSTIPRAIEYDQKLGDPTQFAKILISVAKKYEGEAEKLILIGTNDLYVRLIIENRDILKDYFVFNYIEEKLMNDLQLKSNFYKLCEQYGIDIPTTVFFNCKTDDEFSKDMMYPVIIKPSNGIEYSSHPFEGQAKVFKVESKEEVQQVIEMIKNSGYQDELIIQDYIPGEDTAMWDSVVYVSSKGETQLVSFAQVVLQEHTKTAIGNYTALISRYNEEVMTKLRGFLEDVGYRGFGNFDLKFDERDGKFKVFEVNIRQGRSSYYVTAMGHNMARYFVEDLIYDIPKPCTYLKGDLLFSVVPKIVLKKFVEDPVVKHDIERLINEKKIVNPLFYKQDKHLKRKVYMFMRQVNYYKKYKENVW, from the coding sequence ATGAGCCGACAACTATTTTTACCAATTATCGTAGGAACAGATATTAATGCATACAACATGGCAATTTCATTCCATGAAGAATATAAAATTCGTCCGATTTTAGTAGGGAAGGGCGTTTTACCATTTACGAATTTAAGTACAATTCCTCGTGCAATTGAGTATGATCAAAAATTAGGGGACCCTACTCAGTTCGCAAAAATTTTAATTAGTGTAGCAAAAAAATACGAAGGTGAAGCGGAAAAATTAATTTTAATTGGTACGAATGATTTATATGTACGTTTAATTATTGAAAACCGTGATATTTTAAAGGATTATTTCGTCTTTAACTATATTGAAGAAAAGTTAATGAATGACCTACAACTTAAATCGAATTTCTATAAACTTTGTGAGCAATATGGCATCGATATCCCGACAACGGTATTTTTTAATTGCAAAACAGATGATGAGTTTTCAAAGGACATGATGTATCCGGTTATTATTAAGCCAAGCAACGGGATTGAATATAGCAGCCATCCATTTGAAGGACAAGCGAAAGTATTTAAAGTCGAAAGTAAAGAAGAAGTACAGCAAGTAATCGAAATGATTAAAAATAGCGGCTATCAAGATGAATTAATTATTCAAGACTATATTCCAGGCGAGGATACAGCAATGTGGGATTCTGTTGTATACGTAAGCTCAAAAGGAGAAACTCAGCTTGTATCGTTTGCACAAGTAGTATTACAAGAGCATACGAAAACAGCAATCGGGAATTATACCGCACTAATTAGTCGATATAATGAAGAAGTGATGACAAAGCTTCGCGGCTTTCTCGAAGACGTTGGTTACCGTGGATTCGGTAATTTCGATTTGAAATTCGATGAGCGTGATGGCAAGTTTAAAGTTTTCGAAGTGAATATTCGCCAAGGGCGTTCAAGCTATTATGTGACAGCAATGGGTCACAATATGGCACGCTACTTTGTGGAAGATTTAATTTATGATATTCCAAAGCCTTGTACGTATTTAAAGGGGGATTTACTCTTCTCAGTAGTCCCAAAAATCGTACTTAAAAAATTCGTAGAAGATCCAGTAGTCAAACATGATATTGAGCGATTAATTAACGAAAAGAAAATTGTCAATCCGTTGTTTTATAAACAGGACAAGCATTTAAAACGTAAAGTATATATGTTTATGCGCCAAGTGAATTACTATAAAAAATATAAAGAAAACGTCTGGTAA
- a CDS encoding hemolysin family protein, with translation MDSIIIINLILIAVFILLTAFFVGAEFAILKVRMSRIDQLISEGNKKAVLAKKVTKELDYYLSACQLGITITALILGALGEPTVEKMLAPVFDYFNIPAAVATALSYVIALSIVTFLHVVLGELMPKTLAIQYAEKMTLLLAPSLYWFGKIASPFISVLNGSARVLLKIFGVKPAGHDTVYSEEELKLIVTQSYEGGEINKTELAYLENIFAFDERELSDIMIPRHEMITLEKNYNLEQMLRVIDEYEYTRYPIIDRSKQTAAFIGFINSKEMLTDIAAGRAYDVNTFIHDIPRYKKTIAIKEVFLKMQQTRKHMAIVTDEKGVTVGLVTMEDILTEIVGEIQDEEDGDAIYST, from the coding sequence TTGGACAGTATAATTATCATAAATTTAATTTTAATCGCCGTGTTTATTTTGTTAACTGCCTTTTTCGTAGGTGCAGAGTTTGCTATTTTAAAAGTCAGGATGTCACGAATTGACCAACTCATTTCAGAAGGAAATAAAAAAGCGGTACTTGCAAAAAAAGTAACAAAGGAATTAGACTATTATTTATCGGCCTGTCAGTTAGGTATTACAATTACTGCGTTAATACTAGGGGCACTTGGTGAGCCGACAGTAGAAAAAATGTTAGCACCAGTGTTTGATTACTTTAATATTCCAGCTGCCGTTGCCACGGCGCTTTCTTATGTAATTGCTTTATCTATCGTAACATTCTTACATGTTGTTCTTGGGGAATTAATGCCAAAAACGTTAGCAATTCAGTATGCTGAAAAAATGACACTATTATTAGCACCATCACTTTATTGGTTTGGTAAAATTGCAAGTCCATTCATTTCAGTATTAAATGGTTCGGCACGTGTTTTATTAAAAATATTTGGTGTCAAGCCAGCAGGACATGACACAGTATACTCTGAGGAAGAGTTGAAATTAATTGTTACCCAAAGTTATGAGGGTGGCGAAATTAATAAAACAGAACTTGCTTATTTAGAAAATATATTTGCTTTCGATGAGCGGGAATTAAGTGATATTATGATTCCTCGTCATGAAATGATTACGCTAGAAAAAAATTATAACCTTGAGCAAATGCTACGAGTAATTGATGAATATGAATATACACGATATCCTATCATTGATCGCAGTAAGCAAACGGCTGCATTTATTGGTTTTATTAACTCAAAAGAAATGTTGACGGATATTGCAGCAGGTAGAGCATATGATGTAAACACTTTTATTCATGATATTCCACGCTATAAGAAGACAATTGCCATTAAAGAAGTGTTCTTAAAAATGCAACAAACACGTAAACATATGGCCATTGTCACAGATGAAAAAGGTGTAACAGTTGGTTTAGTAACAATGGAGGATATTTTAACGGAAATTGTTGGAGAAATTCAAGACGAAGAAGACGGGGATGCGATTTATTCAACTTAA
- a CDS encoding ADP-ribosylglycohydrolase family protein, which produces MNKRKRALWGFIIGDAYGVPMEFMERDTFKVYDMIGYGCWDVPAGTWSDDSAMTLITIEHLIMDTSLADLKGAFCDWAYRGYWTYNDEPSFDVGLTISEMLNRWETKGLYEQAKSDEQTNGNGALMRILPIAFYSYKRSIEERYVKDYATLTHGHIRSTLCCLHYTYVVHALMDGLSIQESIKQANEQLIQILKDYPDEAVHFERIFSIENISRNDIQSNGYVVHTLEAVYWSLLNSKNYYETIFNAVHLGDDTDTISAIAGGLAGVYYEELNIPEDWMELIPKREEIDKLLDRFVKVIF; this is translated from the coding sequence ATGAACAAACGAAAACGTGCCTTATGGGGGTTTATCATTGGCGATGCATATGGCGTACCAATGGAATTTATGGAACGAGACACATTTAAAGTCTATGATATGATCGGTTATGGTTGTTGGGATGTACCCGCAGGAACTTGGTCTGATGATAGTGCGATGACGCTTATAACGATTGAGCACTTAATTATGGATACTTCGTTGGCTGACTTAAAGGGAGCCTTTTGTGATTGGGCATACCGGGGTTATTGGACATATAATGACGAGCCTTCATTTGATGTGGGATTAACAATTTCTGAAATGCTCAATCGTTGGGAAACAAAAGGGCTTTATGAGCAGGCAAAATCTGATGAACAAACCAATGGAAATGGTGCGCTCATGCGCATTTTGCCAATTGCATTTTATAGTTATAAACGAAGTATCGAAGAGCGCTATGTAAAAGACTATGCGACGTTGACTCATGGACATATTCGATCAACTTTATGCTGTTTACATTATACATATGTTGTCCATGCCTTAATGGATGGTTTATCAATTCAAGAAAGCATTAAGCAAGCAAATGAACAATTAATTCAAATTCTTAAAGATTATCCAGATGAAGCAGTGCATTTCGAACGAATTTTTTCTATTGAAAACATCTCCCGCAATGATATACAAAGTAACGGCTATGTTGTTCATACATTAGAGGCAGTCTACTGGAGTTTGCTGAATAGTAAAAACTACTATGAGACAATCTTTAATGCCGTGCACTTAGGAGATGATACAGATACAATCAGCGCAATCGCTGGCGGCCTTGCAGGGGTTTATTATGAAGAGTTGAATATTCCAGAGGATTGGATGGAGCTTATTCCAAAGAGAGAAGAAATCGACAAATTGTTGGATCGATTTGTGAAGGTCATCTTTTAA
- a CDS encoding ABC1 kinase family protein has protein sequence MDILSAIIQLVLASIIIFFISGRLIGSHVSLSKRIFSVIISVVFTTFVFWYTYLRDSSYYDNGIVSNVVNIATLLWLGSMLLISMLLYLLFELFDPIELNENGEPVDRRSGIKTLITYWKRQKRLRQVVSIAVKNGITRTVKYARAREDERELAKALRDTLEQCGGLFVKFGQVLSTRKELLSPIFIEELEKLQQHVKPLSKEQVDQILIENFNGHVDGIFSYFSKQPIASASIGQVHKAVLRETNEPVVVKLLRPEVKNVMTEDLSILMEFASWISTKSQWAENIGFYDLAKGFSLALREETDFNIEARNMEQVALIVQKGNINAKVPKVYLQHSNENVLVMEYIKGKSVTVAGDLFTRQQINRHEFAKTLLHSFLEQALVSGIFHADPHPGNMYIEEGTGQLAMLDYGAVGRLAVQQQDGLKYFLVGIHQNDAALVVDGIRLLVENAEDINEQEMEQAISQVLLRISYVSKVPTDVLVYSIFSIVRDFGLHFYPAVSGALRAFVTIDGTLSIICPNFEIFNEIKDFSNDYLKANFLKPLKNPSATKERIEEELALVLPNLRKIPRRIDQLFKKVESGKIILHHDIFSDKTNAMFITQLFSRFVLLIVGVTFGIISVALLAISQFMHNAYAVYLNTTAYLGLFLCAILLVRLSIQAIRDTKRTK, from the coding sequence ATGGATATACTTTCTGCAATAATACAATTAGTATTAGCATCCATAATAATTTTTTTTATTAGCGGACGACTTATTGGGTCACATGTTAGTTTAAGTAAACGAATCTTTTCTGTCATTATTAGTGTTGTTTTTACAACATTTGTGTTTTGGTATACGTATTTACGCGACTCTAGCTATTATGATAATGGAATTGTGTCGAATGTAGTAAATATAGCGACCCTATTGTGGCTTGGAAGCATGCTACTGATCTCTATGCTACTCTATTTATTATTTGAGCTATTCGATCCAATCGAACTAAATGAAAATGGTGAGCCAGTTGATCGCCGTTCGGGTATTAAAACGCTTATTACGTATTGGAAGCGACAAAAACGTTTGCGCCAAGTAGTAAGTATTGCAGTGAAAAATGGCATAACTCGAACAGTCAAATATGCACGTGCTCGTGAGGATGAACGAGAGCTAGCTAAAGCATTACGAGATACTCTTGAGCAATGTGGTGGACTCTTTGTGAAATTTGGACAAGTGCTCTCAACAAGAAAAGAGCTATTATCTCCCATTTTTATTGAAGAGTTAGAAAAGCTTCAGCAACATGTAAAGCCACTTTCTAAGGAACAAGTGGACCAAATTTTAATAGAAAATTTTAATGGACATGTCGATGGAATTTTTAGTTATTTTAGTAAGCAGCCGATTGCCTCTGCCTCTATTGGTCAAGTACATAAGGCGGTACTTCGTGAGACAAATGAGCCAGTAGTCGTAAAGCTCCTTCGTCCAGAAGTAAAAAATGTTATGACTGAAGATCTATCCATTTTAATGGAGTTTGCCAGTTGGATTTCAACAAAATCACAATGGGCAGAAAATATAGGCTTTTATGACTTAGCAAAAGGATTTAGCTTAGCGTTAAGAGAAGAAACGGATTTTAATATTGAAGCACGTAATATGGAGCAAGTTGCGCTAATTGTGCAAAAAGGAAATATCAATGCGAAAGTTCCAAAAGTATATTTACAGCATAGCAATGAAAATGTACTCGTAATGGAATATATTAAAGGGAAATCTGTAACAGTTGCCGGAGATCTATTTACAAGACAACAAATTAATCGACATGAGTTTGCCAAAACGCTACTTCATTCATTTTTAGAACAAGCATTGGTTTCAGGTATTTTCCATGCAGACCCACATCCGGGCAATATGTATATTGAAGAAGGTACAGGGCAATTAGCGATGCTTGACTATGGAGCAGTAGGTAGGTTAGCTGTTCAGCAACAAGATGGATTGAAGTATTTTTTAGTTGGTATCCATCAAAACGACGCAGCATTAGTAGTAGATGGGATACGCTTACTTGTTGAAAATGCAGAAGATATAAACGAACAAGAAATGGAACAGGCGATTAGCCAAGTATTATTACGCATTAGCTACGTCTCAAAAGTTCCAACTGATGTACTTGTTTACTCAATTTTTTCGATTGTACGGGATTTTGGATTGCATTTTTATCCAGCAGTTAGTGGTGCGCTTCGTGCATTCGTTACGATTGATGGGACATTATCAATCATCTGTCCAAACTTTGAAATTTTTAATGAAATAAAGGACTTTTCAAATGATTATTTGAAAGCCAATTTTTTAAAGCCATTAAAAAATCCAAGTGCCACAAAAGAACGTATTGAGGAAGAATTAGCGCTCGTCTTACCGAACTTAAGAAAAATCCCCCGACGCATTGATCAGCTTTTTAAAAAGGTGGAAAGTGGTAAAATTATATTGCATCATGACATTTTTTCAGATAAAACGAATGCAATGTTTATTACACAGCTTTTCTCCCGCTTTGTCCTGTTAATCGTTGGTGTGACATTCGGTATTATATCCGTTGCGTTGCTCGCCATTTCTCAATTTATGCATAATGCTTATGCTGTTTACTTAAATACAACAGCATATTTAGGGTTATTTTTATGCGCAATCTTGCTAGTACGTTTATCAATCCAAGCGATACGTGATACAAAACGAACAAAATAA
- a CDS encoding alpha/beta hydrolase: MRSWQSVVFEKFLLLRGSKKKFIDLKLMEEFIASKYSEKSYELDAKFQRDHRIVKSEIENMSYYIINEQPNPHKVIYYFHGGAYINEPLIFHWRYLVKLSEKTNFTIVVPIYPKLPRYTHEDAFQVLHALFINLVIRYDAPFIFMGDSAGGGLALAFAQDVKIQGLKQPEQIVLHSPWLDVTGEHPKYQELQKIDPMLGLRGAQKLGKLWANSQDVKHYKVSPLHGELKDIGRITMFVGTSEMLLVDAHMLLQKANEQEVEILYFEYPKMNHVFPVFPIPEAKHAMNVLLPILMK, translated from the coding sequence ATGCGTAGCTGGCAAAGTGTTGTTTTTGAAAAGTTTTTACTATTAAGAGGATCAAAGAAAAAATTTATAGACTTAAAGTTGATGGAGGAATTTATTGCGAGTAAATATAGCGAAAAATCGTATGAATTAGATGCTAAATTTCAACGTGACCATCGAATAGTGAAATCTGAAATTGAAAATATGTCATACTATATCATTAATGAACAGCCAAATCCACATAAGGTTATTTATTATTTTCATGGTGGTGCGTATATTAATGAGCCCCTCATATTTCATTGGCGATACTTAGTTAAGCTCTCAGAAAAGACGAACTTTACAATTGTAGTCCCAATTTATCCGAAATTACCACGTTATACTCATGAAGATGCTTTTCAAGTATTGCATGCATTATTTATTAATCTCGTAATACGCTATGATGCCCCATTTATTTTTATGGGAGACTCAGCAGGTGGGGGATTGGCACTTGCTTTCGCTCAAGATGTAAAAATTCAAGGATTAAAGCAACCCGAACAAATCGTCCTACATTCTCCTTGGTTAGACGTGACGGGAGAACATCCAAAATACCAAGAACTCCAGAAAATTGATCCTATGTTAGGGCTGCGCGGTGCACAGAAGTTAGGGAAGCTTTGGGCGAACAGTCAAGATGTAAAACATTATAAAGTTAGCCCATTGCACGGAGAGTTAAAGGATATTGGTAGAATAACGATGTTTGTAGGAACTTCTGAGATGCTACTAGTCGATGCTCATATGCTTTTACAAAAGGCAAACGAACAGGAAGTCGAAATTTTATATTTTGAATATCCAAAAATGAATCACGTTTTCCCTGTATTTCCAATTCCTGAAGCTAAGCATGCAATGAATGTGCTCCTTCCCATACTAATGAAATGA